Proteins from one Amycolatopsis benzoatilytica AK 16/65 genomic window:
- a CDS encoding AAA family ATPase, giving the protein MIIWLNGTFGAGKTTTARELARLLPQARIFDSELVGYLLRQVITEPVGDFQDLPPWRALVPRTAIEILGHTGGALVIPQTVLVQRYAHEIFRAFAAERVPVRHFVLHAAPEELVARIEGDQVETAARQWRLDHVARYLEALPWLREEATLIDTSRQPAGKAARDIANQIDR; this is encoded by the coding sequence ATGATCATCTGGCTCAACGGGACCTTCGGCGCGGGCAAAACCACCACCGCCCGCGAACTCGCCCGCTTGCTCCCGCAGGCCAGGATCTTCGACTCCGAACTCGTCGGCTACCTCCTCCGCCAGGTCATCACCGAACCGGTCGGCGACTTCCAGGACCTGCCGCCCTGGCGGGCTCTGGTCCCCCGCACCGCGATCGAGATCCTCGGCCACACCGGCGGCGCGCTGGTGATCCCGCAGACCGTCCTCGTCCAGCGATACGCGCACGAGATCTTCCGGGCCTTCGCCGCCGAGCGGGTGCCGGTCCGGCATTTCGTCCTGCACGCGGCGCCGGAGGAACTTGTCGCCCGCATCGAAGGCGATCAGGTCGAGACGGCTGCGCGGCAGTGGCGGCTCGACCACGTCGCCCGCTACCTGGAAGCGTTGCCGTGGCTGCGCGAGGAGGCGACGCTCATCGACACCTCGCGCCAGCCCGCCGGGAAAGCCGCGCGAGACATCGCGAACCAGATCGACCGCTGA
- the mftC gene encoding mycofactocin radical SAM maturase (MftC is a radical SAM/SPASM enzyme that catalyzes the first two steps in biosynthesis of the electron carrier mycofactocin from the terminal Val-Tyr dipeptide of the precursor peptide MftA.) — protein sequence MSLVDEFQYGLDAPICLTWELTYACNLSCVHCLSSSGRRDPRELSTAECKALIDEFERMQVFYVNIGGGEPTVRPDFWELVDYATEHHVGVKFSTNGIKITEDVAKRLAASDYVDVQISLDGATEEVNDHVRGPGSYRTAIRAMENLAAAGFGNFKISVVVTRQNAGQLDAFKAIADRYGAQLRLTRLRPSGRGADVWDELHPTAQQQRELYDWLVAHGENVLTGDSFFHLAGYGDGGLPGLNLCGAGRVVCLVDPVGDVYACPFAIHDTFLAGNTRGEGGFTRVWQESELFTELRSPQSGGACTSCSAFDACRGGCMAAKFFTGLPLDGPDPECVRGHGERALAGVAAGSAPKPSLDHSHRKRKPVPVSIGMRRPPERACDENPLAGFAPGR from the coding sequence ATGTCGCTTGTCGACGAATTCCAGTACGGCCTCGACGCGCCGATCTGCCTCACCTGGGAACTCACCTACGCCTGCAATCTCTCGTGCGTGCACTGCCTTTCCTCGTCCGGCAGGCGCGACCCGCGCGAGCTGAGCACCGCCGAGTGCAAGGCGCTGATCGACGAGTTCGAGCGGATGCAGGTGTTCTACGTGAACATCGGCGGCGGCGAACCCACTGTCCGCCCCGATTTCTGGGAACTGGTCGACTACGCGACCGAGCACCACGTCGGCGTCAAGTTCTCCACCAACGGCATCAAGATCACCGAGGACGTCGCGAAGCGGCTCGCCGCCAGCGACTACGTGGACGTCCAGATCTCCCTGGACGGGGCTACCGAGGAGGTCAACGACCACGTCCGCGGCCCCGGCTCCTACCGCACCGCGATCCGGGCGATGGAGAACCTGGCCGCGGCCGGATTCGGGAACTTCAAGATCTCCGTCGTGGTGACCCGGCAGAACGCCGGGCAGCTCGACGCGTTCAAGGCGATCGCCGACCGCTACGGCGCGCAGCTGCGGCTTACCCGGCTCCGCCCGTCCGGCCGCGGCGCGGACGTCTGGGACGAACTGCATCCGACCGCGCAGCAACAGCGCGAGCTGTACGACTGGCTGGTCGCGCACGGCGAGAACGTGCTGACCGGCGATTCGTTCTTCCACCTCGCCGGCTACGGCGACGGCGGACTGCCCGGGCTGAACCTGTGCGGCGCGGGCCGGGTGGTGTGCCTGGTCGACCCGGTCGGCGACGTCTACGCCTGCCCGTTCGCCATCCACGACACCTTCCTCGCCGGCAACACCCGCGGCGAGGGCGGGTTCACTCGGGTCTGGCAGGAATCGGAGCTGTTCACCGAGCTGCGCAGCCCGCAGAGCGGCGGGGCGTGCACGTCGTGTTCGGCCTTCGACGCCTGCCGAGGCGGGTGCATGGCGGCGAAGTTCTTCACCGGCCTGCCGCTCGACGGTCCCGATCCGGAATGCGTGCGCGGGCACGGCGAACGCGCGCTGGCCGGCGTCGCGGCGGGCAGCGCGCCGAAGCCGTCGCTGGATCACTCGCACCGCAAGCGCAAGCCGGTGCCGGTGAGCATCGGGATGCGCCGTCCGCCGGAACGGGCGTGCGACGAAAACCCGCTCGCCGGGTTCGCTCCGGGCCGCTGA
- the mftA gene encoding mycofactocin precursor MftA (Mycofactocin is a small molecule electron carrier derived from the final two amino acids, Val-Tyr, of MftA, the mycofactocin precursor. It plays a role in redox homeostasis and the metabolism of alcohols and aldehydes in Actinobacteria, including Mycobacterium tuberculosis.), with amino-acid sequence MNEPTATAEASADEAVVAEELLVEEVSIDGMCGVY; translated from the coding sequence ATGAACGAACCGACCGCCACCGCCGAAGCGAGCGCCGACGAGGCCGTCGTCGCCGAGGAACTGCTGGTCGAAGAAGTCTCGATCGACGGCATGTGCGGTGTCTACTGA
- a CDS encoding mycofactocin-coupled SDR family oxidoreductase, with protein sequence MKAALVTGAARGIGAATAKKLAAQGWAVLAVDLADDDPALPYPLGTAKQLSTVVAEIREAGGTAAEFRADVRDRGRLAEAVAEAEQRWGGLDAAIAAAGVIGGGAPLWEMPPEQEDAVLDVNLRGVLNLARVAIPALLNRPKPRSGRFLAVASAAATRGLPMLAAYCAAKSGVAGLIRALGTELGDSGVTANAVSPGSTDTPILAESARLYDLPEARAFAAQQPMHRLLDPAEVAAVLAFLASPESSAMTGAVVPVDGGLAL encoded by the coding sequence ATGAAGGCCGCTCTGGTGACCGGCGCGGCCCGCGGCATCGGCGCCGCCACCGCGAAGAAGCTCGCCGCGCAGGGCTGGGCCGTGCTCGCGGTCGACCTCGCCGACGACGACCCGGCTCTGCCGTATCCGCTCGGCACCGCGAAGCAACTGTCCACAGTGGTCGCTGAAATCCGCGAGGCCGGTGGTACCGCAGCGGAATTCCGCGCGGATGTCCGAGACCGAGGCCGGTTGGCCGAAGCCGTCGCGGAAGCCGAACAGCGCTGGGGCGGTCTCGACGCAGCCATCGCCGCCGCCGGAGTGATCGGCGGCGGGGCACCGCTATGGGAAATGCCGCCAGAACAGGAAGACGCGGTTCTCGACGTGAATCTCCGCGGTGTCCTGAACCTCGCCCGGGTCGCGATCCCGGCCCTGCTGAACCGGCCGAAGCCGCGCTCTGGCCGGTTTCTCGCCGTAGCGTCCGCCGCCGCGACGCGCGGATTGCCGATGCTCGCCGCCTACTGCGCGGCGAAATCCGGCGTCGCGGGCTTGATTCGCGCGCTCGGCACGGAACTGGGCGACTCCGGCGTCACCGCCAACGCGGTCAGCCCCGGCTCCACCGACACTCCGATCCTGGCCGAAAGCGCCCGGCTCTACGACCTTCCGGAAGCCCGCGCATTCGCCGCTCAGCAGCCGATGCACCGTCTGCTGGACCCCGCCGAAGTCGCTGCTGTGCTGGCGTTCCTGGCCAGTCCGGAGAGCAGCGCGATGACCGGCGCGGTCGTCCCGGTCGACGGAGGTCTGGCACTGTGA
- the mftE gene encoding mycofactocin biosynthesis peptidyl-dipeptidase MftE has product MRLADLPSPDVASRAASGALLAVPLGATEQHGAHLPLSTDTDIATALCDRLAEHRPDVLVAPALPYGSSGEHAGFAGTLSIGQAATEFLLIELGRSACETFERLLFVSAHGGNAAAVTRAVAKLRAESRDVSVFEPRWQGDPHAGRPETALQLALHPEAVQMDRAVPGDRRPLRDLLPLLRDGGVRAVTDTGVLGDPTGAGAEEGRDLLDDLTAQLVAHVRDWTSAVVR; this is encoded by the coding sequence GTGCGGCTGGCGGATCTGCCGTCGCCGGACGTCGCCTCGCGGGCGGCGTCCGGCGCGCTCCTCGCCGTCCCGCTCGGGGCTACCGAGCAGCACGGCGCGCACCTTCCGTTGAGCACGGACACGGACATCGCGACCGCGTTGTGCGACCGGCTCGCCGAGCACCGGCCGGACGTGCTCGTCGCGCCCGCGCTGCCCTACGGGTCGAGCGGCGAGCACGCCGGGTTCGCCGGGACGCTGTCGATCGGGCAAGCGGCGACGGAGTTTCTGCTGATCGAGCTCGGCCGGTCGGCCTGCGAAACGTTCGAGCGGCTGCTTTTCGTGTCCGCGCACGGCGGCAACGCGGCGGCGGTGACCCGTGCGGTCGCGAAGCTGCGCGCGGAGTCTCGGGACGTGTCGGTGTTCGAGCCGCGCTGGCAAGGTGATCCGCACGCCGGACGGCCGGAAACCGCTCTGCAGCTTGCGCTTCACCCGGAGGCCGTGCAGATGGACCGCGCGGTGCCCGGCGATCGCCGTCCGCTGCGCGACCTGCTCCCGCTTCTTCGCGACGGCGGCGTTCGAGCGGTGACGGACACCGGAGTGCTCGGCGATCCCACCGGGGCTGGCGCGGAGGAAGGCCGGGACCTGCTCGATGACCTCACGGCGCAGCTGGTCGCGCACGTGCGGGACTGGACTTCGGCGGTGGTGCGATGA
- the mftB gene encoding mycofactocin biosynthesis chaperone MftB (MftB, a small protein, is a peptide chaperone that assists the radical SAM enzyme MftC in performing two modifications to the C-terminal Val-Tyr dipeptide of the mycofactocin precursor peptide, MftA. MftB's role is analogous to the role of PqqD in the biosynthesis of PQQ, a cofactor that derives entirely from a Tyr and a Glu in the precursor PqqA.) produces the protein MSTDRTAAAFDLDGAWELDSRVSIRPERFGALLYHFGTRRLSFLKSRTMLAAVQALIDHPSARAACAQAGVTPAELPRYRAALAALAASDMIQPRSV, from the coding sequence GTGTCTACTGACCGCACCGCCGCGGCGTTCGATCTGGACGGTGCTTGGGAACTGGACAGCCGGGTCTCCATCCGGCCGGAGCGGTTCGGCGCGCTGCTGTATCACTTCGGCACTCGCCGGCTGTCCTTTCTCAAGAGCCGCACCATGCTCGCCGCGGTGCAGGCCCTGATCGACCATCCCTCCGCCCGCGCCGCCTGCGCGCAGGCCGGGGTCACGCCCGCGGAGCTGCCCCGCTACCGCGCCGCCCTCGCCGCCCTCGCGGCGTCGGACATGATCCAGCCGAGGAGCGTGTGA